From a single Nitrospira sp. genomic region:
- a CDS encoding ZIP family metal transporter translates to MALPAESSWGFVILMGLLGSLGALLPAAVVLFIPDGWRHRAMPYLLSYATGTMLATAIIGLIPEALEHIPIYEVGLSILAGLILFFVLEWTVIWRHSHGEFPEDHHHPHEHDHAHGMEKKAGMLILIGDAVHNMADGVAIGAACVASPGLGLVTTLAVLGHEVPQELSDFTILLSSGFSRWKAFFWNTLSGMGTLVGVVAAYGGLAYAEAIVPYALSVAAASFLYIGLADLVPGLHGRMGAAKGVWQFAMMIAGMVTIAMLTMLPH, encoded by the coding sequence ATGGCTCTTCCTGCCGAATCATCCTGGGGATTCGTCATTCTGATGGGTCTACTCGGAAGCCTCGGGGCTCTGCTCCCCGCTGCCGTCGTCTTATTTATTCCCGACGGCTGGCGGCATCGGGCGATGCCGTATCTGCTGAGTTATGCCACGGGTACGATGTTGGCCACCGCGATCATTGGACTGATCCCCGAAGCGTTGGAACATATTCCAATCTACGAAGTGGGGTTGTCGATCTTGGCTGGTCTCATCCTGTTTTTTGTGCTGGAGTGGACGGTGATCTGGCGACATTCGCACGGGGAGTTTCCGGAAGACCACCATCACCCCCATGAACACGACCATGCCCACGGGATGGAGAAAAAGGCTGGCATGTTGATCTTGATCGGCGACGCCGTCCACAACATGGCGGACGGCGTCGCCATCGGCGCGGCCTGTGTGGCGTCCCCAGGACTTGGTCTCGTCACAACGCTCGCGGTATTGGGGCACGAAGTACCACAAGAATTGAGCGATTTCACGATTCTCCTGTCAAGTGGCTTCTCTCGCTGGAAAGCGTTTTTCTGGAATACGCTCTCGGGGATGGGGACATTGGTTGGTGTCGTCGCTGCTTACGGCGGCCTCGCCTATGCGGAGGCCATCGTCCCCTATGCCCTCAGTGTGGCGGCTGCGAGCTTTCTCTATATCGGCTTGGCCGACCTCGTGCCTGGTTTGCATGGGCGGATGGGGGCAGCCAAGGGGGTCTGGCAGTTTGCCATGATGATCGCGGGGATGGTGACTATCGCGATGTTGACCATGTTGCCGCATTAA
- a CDS encoding VPLPA-CTERM sorting domain-containing protein, translating into MDRSEGTGVRWKQWPIRWVWTAVLSATVSWAGMAQASLVEFYIGVDRQETISSGTYAGLSNPNFGRLTFLFAHPDETNPANSHYHGIGAWSYSGPAASPTVNNTNTNNRIPETFTNQAPLPLFPGQGAEASKWVSQAVPGLEYSDLQWESTQSLSSASPGTLEHFLFTSSGNRWAGALDNTNVALELVEVTPGLQVADDTGTSILSTIGETYELGDGNLLSFQPGFFTMDDTEERYSAAFRLIDLNGTLKNSGTFHMDFAPVPLPAAAWLFGSGPIGLASLARRKMAASF; encoded by the coding sequence ATGGATAGATCAGAGGGTACGGGAGTGAGATGGAAGCAGTGGCCGATCAGATGGGTCTGGACAGCTGTGCTCAGTGCGACGGTCAGTTGGGCCGGTATGGCCCAGGCTAGCCTGGTGGAGTTCTACATCGGGGTTGATCGTCAAGAGACGATTTCGAGCGGCACGTACGCCGGTCTTTCAAATCCAAACTTTGGTCGACTGACGTTTCTGTTTGCGCATCCCGACGAAACCAATCCGGCCAACAGTCACTATCATGGGATCGGGGCCTGGAGCTATTCCGGCCCGGCTGCCTCGCCAACCGTGAATAACACTAATACGAACAATCGCATTCCGGAGACCTTCACGAATCAGGCTCCGTTGCCCTTATTCCCGGGTCAGGGGGCGGAAGCCAGCAAATGGGTCAGTCAAGCTGTGCCAGGGTTGGAATACAGCGATCTGCAATGGGAGTCGACGCAAAGCTTGAGCTCGGCCAGCCCGGGAACGCTCGAACACTTTTTGTTCACGAGTTCGGGCAATCGGTGGGCGGGAGCGCTGGACAACACCAATGTGGCCTTGGAGTTGGTAGAGGTGACGCCCGGGCTTCAAGTAGCGGATGACACAGGAACGTCTATTCTCTCGACGATCGGAGAGACCTATGAGTTGGGTGATGGGAACCTCCTGTCATTTCAGCCAGGATTCTTCACCATGGACGATACGGAGGAGCGGTACTCCGCTGCCTTTCGCTTGATCGATTTGAACGGAACACTGAAAAACTCCGGAACCTTTCATATGGACTTTGCGCCAGTGCCCCTGCCGGCTGCCGCATGGCTATTCGGCAGTGGCCCAATTGGATTGGCGAGCTTGGCACGTCGCAAGATGGCGGCCTCATTCTGA
- the moaB gene encoding molybdenum cofactor biosynthesis protein B, whose product MTAKADVSVAVAVLTVSDSRTPETDSSGDLIVERILLAGHRLADRKLCKDDYETIRRIIAGWVADPKVEFVIVTGGTGVTQRDVTPDAVRSLYTKPIPGFGELFRWLSFSEIGTSTIQSRADAGVCGDTIVFLLPGSTGACRLGVEKIILPQLDINHKPCNLTELLSRVKNE is encoded by the coding sequence ATGACGGCAAAGGCTGATGTTTCGGTGGCCGTAGCGGTGCTGACAGTCTCCGATAGTCGAACGCCTGAAACCGATAGCAGTGGCGATCTGATCGTCGAGCGGATCCTCCTGGCTGGCCACCGGTTGGCTGATCGTAAATTATGCAAGGACGACTATGAGACCATTCGTCGCATCATTGCCGGCTGGGTTGCCGATCCAAAAGTCGAATTCGTCATCGTGACGGGTGGAACCGGCGTGACGCAGCGCGATGTGACACCGGATGCTGTTCGGTCTCTGTATACCAAACCCATCCCAGGATTTGGCGAACTCTTTCGTTGGTTAAGTTTCAGCGAGATTGGTACGTCAACGATCCAGTCAAGGGCGGATGCCGGCGTCTGTGGCGACACGATCGTGTTTCTCCTTCCCGGCAGCACAGGCGCCTGCCGGTTAGGGGTGGAGAAGATCATCCTTCCGCAGCTCGATATTAACCATAAACCGTGCAATCTGACGGAACTGTTATCACGCGTGAAAAACGAGTAG
- a CDS encoding dihydroorotase: protein MVNKQNTADEPVVLVLAGGWVFDPGRWDGEADVWIKNGVIDAVVSPDVSPPREAACLDVTGLLVLPGLIDLHVHLREPGFEYKETIATGTAAAVAGGFTSICCMPNTKPVNDEPTVTQLIKQKSGEADRAKVYPIGAITKGSVGREVTEFRALKEAGCVAVSDDGRPVMDDGVMRQAMERAAAVDLPVIDHCEDLSLSGCGCMNEGPVSRALGWPAIPSRSETRMVERDIRLAGETGARLHVAHVSSVGTIEAIRRAKAEGWSVTAEACPHHFTLTDEAVRRSGPNAKMNPPLRGERDRAAVIEGLADGTIDIIATDHAPHAEYEKQWGMERAPFGIVGLETALALTLRLVEQGLLSLERAVQCLTSKPAGLLGLPGGTLAPGVSADIILVDRACEWVVEPDQFYSKGRNTPFAGWRLRGRVMMTVVGGRIRHRWPRAA from the coding sequence ATGGTCAATAAACAAAACACGGCGGATGAACCCGTCGTCCTTGTCCTAGCAGGCGGTTGGGTCTTCGATCCGGGTCGGTGGGACGGCGAAGCAGATGTGTGGATCAAAAATGGAGTAATCGATGCGGTGGTCTCACCGGATGTGTCTCCTCCCCGGGAGGCAGCGTGCCTGGATGTGACGGGGTTGCTGGTGTTGCCGGGACTCATCGATCTCCATGTCCATCTGCGCGAGCCAGGCTTTGAATATAAGGAAACGATCGCCACCGGCACGGCGGCGGCCGTGGCGGGGGGCTTCACCTCGATCTGCTGCATGCCGAACACGAAGCCGGTGAACGATGAGCCGACGGTCACGCAGTTGATCAAGCAGAAGTCCGGAGAAGCCGATCGTGCCAAGGTGTATCCCATCGGAGCCATTACCAAGGGGTCGGTTGGACGTGAGGTGACCGAATTCCGCGCCTTGAAAGAGGCGGGCTGTGTCGCGGTGTCAGACGACGGGCGACCGGTGATGGATGATGGGGTGATGCGACAGGCGATGGAGCGAGCGGCAGCGGTCGATCTACCGGTCATTGATCATTGTGAAGATCTCAGTCTGTCCGGTTGTGGCTGTATGAACGAAGGCCCGGTCTCACGCGCCCTGGGATGGCCGGCCATTCCTTCTCGGTCTGAAACCAGGATGGTCGAACGAGATATTCGTTTGGCTGGGGAGACCGGAGCCAGATTGCATGTGGCGCATGTGAGTTCGGTCGGCACGATCGAAGCGATTCGCCGTGCAAAGGCCGAGGGATGGTCGGTCACGGCGGAGGCCTGTCCACATCACTTTACGCTGACCGACGAAGCCGTGCGACGATCAGGACCGAATGCCAAGATGAATCCGCCGCTGCGGGGTGAGCGGGATCGTGCGGCGGTGATTGAGGGATTGGCGGATGGCACAATCGATATCATTGCCACGGATCATGCCCCGCACGCGGAGTATGAAAAACAGTGGGGCATGGAGCGTGCCCCGTTCGGGATCGTGGGATTGGAGACGGCGCTGGCGCTGACCCTACGGCTCGTCGAGCAGGGCCTCTTGTCTCTGGAGCGTGCCGTGCAATGTTTGACCAGCAAACCGGCCGGCTTGTTGGGATTGCCGGGTGGCACGCTAGCGCCAGGGGTATCAGCCGACATTATCCTCGTGGATCGTGCCTGTGAATGGGTGGTTGAGCCAGACCAGTTCTACTCGAAAGGGCGGAATACACCGTTTGCTGGATGGCGTTTGCGTGGGCGGGTGATGATGACCGTCGTCGGGGGACGGATTCGACATCGGTGGCCACGCGCCGCGTGA
- a CDS encoding DUF3386 family protein, protein MMQGSGTAKPMEAQTASPADDPAARRLVQDAHGRMYRWPTGFGGYRARLSLNDERRVYTGRVSLVPKKETTVGLDGADATLQEWVRERLWTQGMHLAFSTFEEGDGKYVLSFDPQDDPAVPHPRGRRVLLTGGRLDSWYRIKDGQYTQIGRLTPMTERRVNTIERCDHAPDGKQYSSHYVMTYFSLDGQAVIGMESYVNEYTDVNGLWLPWRRRVSFGERGLVKTRVIELSEHEV, encoded by the coding sequence ATGATGCAAGGAAGTGGGACTGCGAAACCGATGGAAGCCCAGACGGCATCGCCCGCCGATGATCCTGCGGCGCGCCGGCTGGTTCAAGATGCCCATGGTCGCATGTATCGGTGGCCGACCGGCTTTGGAGGCTATCGAGCGAGACTCTCGCTGAACGATGAGAGGCGTGTCTACACCGGTCGGGTCAGTCTGGTGCCGAAGAAGGAGACGACGGTTGGGTTGGATGGAGCCGACGCGACCCTTCAAGAGTGGGTGCGAGAACGGCTCTGGACCCAGGGGATGCACCTGGCGTTTTCCACGTTCGAGGAGGGTGACGGCAAGTATGTGCTGTCCTTCGATCCCCAAGATGACCCCGCTGTGCCGCATCCACGGGGTCGCCGTGTGCTGCTGACCGGGGGGCGACTCGACTCTTGGTACCGGATCAAGGATGGACAATACACCCAGATCGGGCGGTTGACGCCGATGACGGAGCGGCGAGTCAATACCATCGAGCGCTGTGATCACGCGCCGGACGGGAAACAATACTCCAGCCACTATGTGATGACCTATTTCTCGCTCGATGGGCAGGCCGTGATCGGAATGGAAAGCTACGTCAACGAATATACCGACGTCAACGGTCTATGGCTTCCCTGGCGTCGGCGCGTCTCATTCGGCGAACGGGGTTTGGTGAAAACGCGGGTGATCGAGCTATCGGAGCATGAGGTCTAA
- a CDS encoding GTP-binding protein: MVPLYVICGPLGAGKTTLLMRLLAFWCGAGKRVGVLMNEAGAISLDGAHADGSAAAVRNITGGCVCCDARDGIGEGLAELVEQQEVDVVVLECSGIAAIEEVIEAVTDSVCLALVRLEKVIAVIEPIVPSDGRPIGSRYTALVQYADEVIVNKQDLYSAVEQERFRTAIVRDRGHARLWQVSQAAVDPKSLLRPYEQRPKRRVGNVAFGSTRAHPMVTTIPLAGPLHRGRFTEWFDHLPVGLDRVKGVCRFSGEQELYEIQYASPVTRWIGVVRFRQEPDPALILIGRNYNHAHCHRTLRTCLLSA, encoded by the coding sequence ATGGTCCCGCTCTACGTAATCTGCGGTCCGCTGGGGGCTGGCAAGACGACGTTGCTGATGCGGCTGCTCGCGTTCTGGTGCGGTGCCGGTAAGCGGGTCGGCGTCCTGATGAACGAGGCCGGTGCGATCAGTCTGGATGGCGCTCATGCAGACGGGTCAGCCGCTGCAGTCCGAAACATCACCGGAGGCTGTGTCTGTTGCGATGCCCGTGACGGGATTGGAGAGGGCCTGGCCGAGCTTGTAGAGCAACAGGAGGTCGATGTGGTGGTGCTTGAGTGCTCGGGAATCGCAGCCATCGAAGAAGTCATCGAGGCCGTGACCGACTCAGTGTGTCTCGCTTTGGTACGGCTGGAGAAAGTGATCGCGGTCATCGAACCGATCGTTCCGTCTGACGGGCGTCCCATTGGCTCACGCTATACAGCTTTGGTGCAATATGCGGACGAAGTGATCGTGAACAAGCAAGATCTCTACTCCGCTGTGGAACAGGAGCGATTTCGAACGGCGATCGTTCGTGATAGGGGGCACGCCAGGCTGTGGCAGGTGTCGCAGGCGGCCGTGGACCCTAAGTCGCTGCTCCGACCGTACGAACAGCGACCCAAACGACGAGTCGGAAATGTGGCGTTTGGATCGACGCGTGCGCATCCGATGGTGACGACGATTCCCCTGGCCGGGCCGCTGCATCGAGGTCGATTTACCGAGTGGTTCGACCACCTTCCGGTCGGCCTTGATCGGGTCAAAGGGGTCTGCCGGTTTTCTGGTGAGCAGGAGCTATACGAGATTCAGTATGCCTCCCCGGTCACACGGTGGATCGGCGTGGTTCGGTTTCGACAGGAACCAGATCCGGCCCTGATATTGATCGGCCGAAATTACAATCACGCGCACTGTCATCGAACACTCCGGACCTGTCTGCTGTCAGCCTGA
- a CDS encoding ParA family protein, with the protein MRTVAFLHQKGGTGKTTLAIATAMALAEQGARVLLLDADVQGTASEWASRWGEQFRVVARSQIQPIVHDQVARFAPRFEWMVVDGPPTLSDMTTSILRDADRVFVPVRPSFPDIWALEGMAALHAMLGGEGINPAMRVLWNQVVEWPTSAMRAAVESKGLTISPAVIRWEAVWSNVMEGQPLTTGAVDCLMQLVKESWG; encoded by the coding sequence ATGCGCACGGTCGCGTTTCTCCACCAAAAGGGCGGCACGGGAAAGACGACACTGGCGATTGCGACCGCGATGGCGTTGGCGGAGCAGGGAGCTCGCGTGCTGTTGCTGGATGCGGATGTGCAAGGCACGGCAAGCGAATGGGCGAGCCGCTGGGGAGAACAGTTCCGCGTCGTGGCCCGCTCTCAGATTCAGCCGATCGTGCACGACCAGGTTGCCAGATTTGCACCGAGATTCGAGTGGATGGTCGTCGATGGGCCACCGACGCTCTCCGACATGACGACGAGCATTCTGCGGGATGCCGATCGGGTGTTTGTGCCGGTTCGCCCATCCTTTCCCGACATTTGGGCGTTGGAGGGTATGGCGGCTTTGCACGCGATGCTTGGGGGTGAAGGGATCAATCCGGCCATGCGGGTGTTATGGAATCAAGTCGTTGAGTGGCCGACATCGGCTATGCGGGCTGCCGTGGAGAGTAAGGGATTGACGATTTCTCCGGCGGTCATTCGGTGGGAAGCAGTCTGGTCGAACGTGATGGAAGGCCAACCGCTCACGACCGGGGCAGTCGACTGTCTGATGCAGCTGGTGAAGGAGTCTTGGGGATGA